The Anaerolineales bacterium region TGGGCGGCGCCACGGTGAGCGAAGAGATCTACCCAGGCTTCAAGTTCAGCGTGTTCTCGTATGTGGTCAGCCTGATGCGGCCGGAGATCATCCGCGAGCTGGACCTGGTGCGGCATGGGCTCACCATCCTTCCGCTCGAATCGACCATCACCCCCCTGCCCGATGGGCGCTATATCTATCGCGGGCCAGACTCGGCGGCCACCTTCCGCAACATCAGCCAGTTCTCAACGCGAGATGCCGAAGCGTATCGTGAATACAGCTACGCCATGTATCACATGGCCAAGGCGGTCAAATACATTCTAAGCATCCGGCCCCCCGACCCGACCTCATTTGACCCGCGCGAGTTGCTGGCTTTGCTCAAGCTGGGCAAGCACTTCCTCAGCCTGGGCGAGGAGAACATCTACACCCTGGCCAAGTTGATGACAATGAGCTCGGCAGATTTTCTGGAAGAGTGGTTCGAGACCGACCCGCTCATCGCTACGCTCTCGGCCAGCGGCATCATCGGCACCTTCCTTGGCCCGCGCTCGCCGGGCAGCGCCTATGTGCTGCTGCATCACTACATGGGCGAGATTGACGGCGTGTTCCGTGCCTGGGGCTTCGCCCGCGGCGGCACCGGCGGCGTGGCCGAAGCCATCGCCAGCTCGGCGCGCGCGCTTGGCGCCGAACTGCGCACCGAAGCGCGTGTGGCGCACGTCATTACCCGCAACGGCCGCGCCGTGGGCGTGGCGCTGGAGAACGGCGACGAGATCTATGCCAAACGCATCATCTCGAGCCTGGATCCCAAGCTGACCTTCCTTAAGCTGGTGGACAAGGACGAGTTGCCGAGTGACCTGGTGGAACGAGTCGGAAAGTTTGACAGCTACGGCTCCTCCGGCAAGGTCAACCTGGCGCTGGACGGCATGCCCGAGCTCAGCTGCCTTCCCGGCTTTGGCGAGCACATGCGCGGCGCCATCTCCATCAGCCCCAGCGTGAATTACATTGAGCGGGCCTACGACGAAGCCAAGTATGGCCGCTTTGCCAAGAAGCCGTACGTCGACATTATCTTCCCCTCGGCGATCGACCCCGGCATGGCTCCGCCGGGCAAGCACGTCATGTCGTGTTTTGTGCAGTATGCACCATATACGCTGGCCGAGGGCAACTGGAACAGCCAGCGCGAAGCGTTTGGCGACGCGGTGGTGGACACGCTGAGCGAATACATGCCGAATTTGAAAAAGCTGATCCTGCACCGCCAGGTGCTTTCACCGTGGGATATTGAGCAGACCATT contains the following coding sequences:
- a CDS encoding NAD(P)/FAD-dependent oxidoreductase; the protein is MANPSQQYDAIIIGGGHNGLVNAAYLARAGLKTLVLEQRHVLGGATVSEEIYPGFKFSVFSYVVSLMRPEIIRELDLVRHGLTILPLESTITPLPDGRYIYRGPDSAATFRNISQFSTRDAEAYREYSYAMYHMAKAVKYILSIRPPDPTSFDPRELLALLKLGKHFLSLGEENIYTLAKLMTMSSADFLEEWFETDPLIATLSASGIIGTFLGPRSPGSAYVLLHHYMGEIDGVFRAWGFARGGTGGVAEAIASSARALGAELRTEARVAHVITRNGRAVGVALENGDEIYAKRIISSLDPKLTFLKLVDKDELPSDLVERVGKFDSYGSSGKVNLALDGMPELSCLPGFGEHMRGAISISPSVNYIERAYDEAKYGRFAKKPYVDIIFPSAIDPGMAPPGKHVMSCFVQYAPYTLAEGNWNSQREAFGDAVVDTLSEYMPNLKKLILHRQVLSPWDIEQTIGLSGGNIFQGELSLSQLFFLRPAPGYAQYRTPITNYYQCGSGTHPGGGITGAPGRLAAIEILKDAGKGGLN